CGTACAACCGGTGCAGGCGCGCCCGTTCCAGGAACCCTTTGGTGAGGACGGGTGTCCACACCATCACCTTGGACGGGCGTGGGGCGCCGATGTAGGCGTCCAGGCGGTTGATGCGTTCGCCGTACCCCTTGCCCAGCCAGGCCAGAAGATGACGCGAGCGAAACCGGGCTTCGCACCTACGTGGCGCGAGCAGCCGAATACCAGAACACCAGCGCCGCGTTCGCCGTCTTCCTCGCGCTGGACAAGACCGTCGCCGCCGAAGGCGCCATCAACCTGTTCGACAGCATCTGGATCGAAACGGTCCAGCGGCCCGGCGAGACCACGCCCGGCCGCGTCATCATCGTGCGCGTCCCTGGCGGCCGGGACAACCCCAATCTCCTCCGCTCCGGCCCCTGATGGGCACGCGGAGTCGCCAGCGGCTCGGCTCTGGAACACGTGCGGCGGACGGCCACAGATCAGCCTACGGTCACCATTGCAGGTGGCGCGATTCTTCAACGGCCTCGACCTCCTAGAGCCCGGACTCGTGCCCGCCAACAAGTGGCGAGCCGACCTCCCCGGGGACGGCCAAGACGTCGACGAACTCGCCGGCGTCGCCCTCAAAATCGACCACCATGCATGACGAGCCGTGAGCCCCCGGCCCCCGCTGAGCAGTGCGATCACACGGGCAGACGGGCACCCGTCGCACACGGGGCGCCGGGCGTGGAACCCCTCCTCGTGATCACCACCGCCGATCAGGCACGCTCCTGACCAACGCGGCGACGAGATCGATGTCAGGCCGAGTGTCCAGAAAAGGGGAAGGGCGGGGTCGGCGTCCAGCCGCCCCACCCCGATGCGTCACCGCTCATCCGGCACCAGGCTCATCGGCGACCCGCAGCCCTAGACCGGCCGCAGCCAACTGCGCCCAAATCTCGGACAGCGTGTCGCCCCGCGTCGACAACCTGCCGCGCGAGGAGACCACC
The DNA window shown above is from Thermomonospora umbrina and carries:
- a CDS encoding SAM-dependent methyltransferase produces the protein MSSAPAPDGHAESPAARLWNTCGGRPQISLRSPLQVARFFNGLDLLEPGLVPANKWRADLPGDGQDVDELAGVALKIDHHA